One genomic segment of Methanosarcinales archaeon includes these proteins:
- the rpl12p gene encoding 50S ribosomal protein P1: protein MEYVYAALLLHNAGKEITEDTITAILQAADVEVDAARAKALVASLDGVDITEAIEKAAFAAPTAAAPTAAAPVEATAEAAVDETAAEEEAEESGMEGLGALFG, encoded by the coding sequence CTGCACAATGCAGGTAAAGAAATAACAGAAGATACAATTACAGCAATTCTGCAAGCAGCTGATGTCGAAGTCGATGCAGCAAGAGCAAAGGCTCTGGTAGCGTCACTTGACGGAGTTGACATTACAGAGGCTATTGAGAAAGCAGCTTTTGCAGCACCTACCGCAGCAGCACCTACCGCAGCAGCTCCAGTGGAAGCTACTGCTGAAGCAGCAGTCGACGAAACAGCCGCTGAAGAAGAAGCTGAAGAGAGCGGAATGGAAGGACTGGGCGCTCTGTTCGGTTAA